The genomic DNA ACCCGGCAACCGGCGCAGTGATCGTTAAGAAAGGCCAGCAGTTAAGCTCGTTTGCCCAACTGCGTGATGACGGCACCACGTCCAGTGGCTGCTGGATTTTCGCCGGTAGCTGGACGCCGAACGGCAACCAGATGGCTAACCGCGACAACGCCGACCCGTCAGGGCTGGGCAATACACTTGGCTGGGCATGGGCATGGCCGCTCAACCGCCGCATCCTGTACAACCGCGCCTCCGCTGATCCGCAGGGCAACCCGTGGGATCCGAAGCGTCAGTTGCTGAAATGGGATGGCGCGAAATGGGGCGGTGTGGATATTGCGGACTACAGCACCGCGGCACCAGGCAGTGATGTCGGGCCGTTCATCATGCAGCCGGAAGGGATGGGTCGCCTGTTCGCCGTGGATAAAATGGCGGAAGGGCCGTTCCCGGAACACTACGAGCCGTTTGAAACGCCGCTGGGCACCAACCCGCTGCATCCGAAGGTTATCTCTAACCCGGCAGCCCGTATCTTTAAAGATGATATGGAAGCATTGGGCAAAGCAGATAAGTTCCCGTACGTCGGTACAACCTATCGTCTGACCGAGCATTTCCACTACTGGACCAAGCATGCGCTGTTGAACGCCATCGCGCAGCCGGAGCAGTTTGTGGAGATCGGCGAGAAACTCGCCGGCAAGCTTGGCATCAGCCAGGGCGATACCGTGAAAGTCTCCTCCAACCGTGGCTATATCAAGGCCAAAGCGGTGGTGACCAAGCGCATTCGCACGCTGAAGGCAGATGGTAAAGATATCGATACTATCGGCATTCCGATCCACTGGGGCTATGAAGGTGTGGCGAAAAAAGGCTTTATTGCCAATACGCTGACACCGTTCGTCGGTGATGCGAATACGCAGACGCCGGAGTTCAAGGCCTTCCTCGTGAACGTGGAAAAGGTGTAACGGAGACGACTTATGGCTTATCAATCGCAAGACATTATTCGTCGTTCCGCGACTAACGGTTTCACCCCCGCGCCACAGGCGCGGGATCACCAGCAGGAAGTGGCGAAGCTCATCGACGTCACAACCTGTATCGGCTGTAAAGCCTGTCAGGTGGCCTGTTCGGAATGGAACGACCTGCGTGATGAAGTGGGACACAACGTCGGGGTGTACGATAACCCCGCCGATTTGACCGCCAAATCCTGGACGGTGATGCGCTTCTCGGAAGTGGAGCAAAACGACAAACTGGAATGGCTCATCCGTAAGGATGGCTGTATGCACTGTGCCGATCCAGGCTGTCTGAAAGCCTGCCCGGCTGAAGGCGCTATCATTCAGTACGCTAACGGTATCGTCGATTTTCAGTCTGAGCAGTGCATTGGCTGCGGCTACTGCATCGCCGGTTGTCCGTTCGATGTGCCGCGCCTCAACCCGGAAGACAACCGCGTCTATAAATGTACGCTGTGCGTTGACCGTGTGGTGGTGGGCCAGGAACCGGCCTGCGTGAAAACCTGCCCGACAGGTGCTATCCACTTTGGCTCGAAAGAAGCCATGACAACACTTGCCGGTGAGCGTGTGAGCGAGCTGAAAACCCGTGGTTATGATAACGCGGGCCTGTACGATCCGGCGGGGGTTGGCGGTACGCACGTCATGTACGTCCTCCATCATGCCGACAAGCCGAATCTGTACCACGGCCTGCCGGAAAACCCGGCCATCAGCGAAACCGTGAAGTTCTGGAAAGGGGTCTGGAAACCGCTGGCTGCTATTGGCTTTGCGGCCACCTTCGCCGCCAGCATCTTCCACTACGTTGGTGTCGGTCCGAACCGTGCGGAAGAGGAAGACGATAACCTCCACGAAGAGAAAGACGAGGTGCGCAAATGAAAAGACGTGACACCATCGTGCGCTACACGGCGCCGGAGCGTATCAACCACTGGGTAACCGCCTTCTGCTTCGTTCTGGCGGCGGTAAGCGGACTGGGCTTTTTCTTCCCGTCCTTCAACTGGTTGATGCACATTCTCGGTACGCCGCAGCTGGCGCGTATTCTGCATCCGTTCGTTGGCGTGGTGATGTTTGCCTCATTCATCATCATGTTCTTCCGTTACTGGCATCACAACCTGATCAATCGTGACGATATCTTCTGGGCGAAGAACATTCGCAAGATCGTGGTCAACGATGAGGTGGGCGATACCGGGCGGTACAACTTCGGTCAGAAATGCGTTTTCTGGGCGGCGATCATCCTGCTGGTGCTGTTGCTGGTCAGCGGTGTGATTATCTGGCGTCCGTATTTTGCGCCAGCGTTCTCCATTCCTGTGATCCGATTTGGGTTAATGCTGCATTCATTTGCGGCCGTGGCGCTGATTGTGGTTATCATGGTGCATATCTACGCCGCTCTGTGGGTGAAAGGCACCATTACTGCGATGGTTGAAGGCTGGGTCACCAACGCGTGGGCAAGGAAACATCACCCCCGCTGGTTCCGTGAAGTGCGTGAAAAACAGGATAAAACCATCCCGTAAACTGTGCAGTGAAAGAGCATGGCGTGGCGCCGGAGACGTTCGTGTCCGGCGCCATTTTCGTTTCTGAATCGCGATTTTTGACAACTTTTTGACAACTTTATACAGATAACAGACCAACCGGGTTTCTGAACGCATGAGAATGGATTCGATTCTTTTGACAAGGAGACGTATCGTGAATCTCAAACACCTCTTCACCTCTCTGGCGCTGGGTCTGCTGGTCATGACGACGGGCGCAAGCGTACAGGAACCCGTCCAGAAAGTGGCGATCAAATCGGAGCTGGCCTCCCCTGTGGTGCTGGAAAACGCGCAGGATAAAAACTATCTGAAAGTGTCGCTGGTGGGTTTTCCGCTTAACGCCAGCAAACGCAGCCCGATTAACCTCGCGCTGGTCATTGACCGTTCCGGCTCGATGGGCGGCGATCGTATCGAGCAAGCCAAAGACGCTGCCGTGATGGCGGTGAATACCCTCAGTAGTCAGGATACGCTGTCGGTGGTGATTTATGACGACGTGGTGGACGTCATTGTGCCACCCGCCAAAGTGGGCAATAAAGCGGCCCTGATTAGCCAGATCCGCGAACGCGTGACCGCCCGTGGCGGCACCGCGCTGTTTGCAGGCGTCAGTCGTGGCATTAATGAAGCCAGTCAGTACCTGAAAAAAGAGCAGGTAAACCGCATTATTCTGCTCTCCGACGGTCAGGCGAACGTCGGCCCGTCAACCACCGGAGAGCTGGCGGAACTGGGAAAAATCGCCGCCCGCAAAGGGATTGCCATCACGACGATGGGCATTGGCGACGGTTACAATGAAGACCTGATGGCGGCGATTGCCCAGTACAGCGACGGCAACCATGTTTTCGTACAGAACACGAGCGATCTGGAAAAAGCCTTCGCCCATGAGTTTGGCGATGTGATGTCTGTTGTTGCGCAGGATGTGGTCGTCGAAATCAAAATGGCCGATAACGTTAAACCGCTGCGCCTGCTGGGTCGCGAAGGCGAAATTCGCGGCGATACGGTCACCGTGAAGCTGAATCAGCTGTACGCGAATCAGGAAAAATACGTGATGCTGGAAGTGCTTCCGGCAAAAGGCAGCGCCGCACAGAGCAAGCCGCTGGCCGACGTGAATGTCAGCTATAACAACCTGGCCACGAAGCAGAAAGATCGCTGGGATGAAAAACTGGCGATGCGCTATACCGCCTCGGTCAGTGAAG from Trabulsiella odontotermitis includes the following:
- a CDS encoding vWA domain-containing protein: MNLKHLFTSLALGLLVMTTGASVQEPVQKVAIKSELASPVVLENAQDKNYLKVSLVGFPLNASKRSPINLALVIDRSGSMGGDRIEQAKDAAVMAVNTLSSQDTLSVVIYDDVVDVIVPPAKVGNKAALISQIRERVTARGGTALFAGVSRGINEASQYLKKEQVNRIILLSDGQANVGPSTTGELAELGKIAARKGIAITTMGIGDGYNEDLMAAIAQYSDGNHVFVQNTSDLEKAFAHEFGDVMSVVAQDVVVEIKMADNVKPLRLLGREGEIRGDTVTVKLNQLYANQEKYVMLEVLPAKGSAAQSKPLADVNVSYNNLATKQKDRWDEKLAMRYTASVSEVQKEQVDDVIVDSAIQKSAIENERALELIDEGKMDEAKAVLRQSSDALNALPVSAPAARMKAQASAQENLEVLGKMETESKEVSRKSLKEQSYNTKNQKSKSN
- the fdxH gene encoding formate dehydrogenase subunit beta; this encodes MAYQSQDIIRRSATNGFTPAPQARDHQQEVAKLIDVTTCIGCKACQVACSEWNDLRDEVGHNVGVYDNPADLTAKSWTVMRFSEVEQNDKLEWLIRKDGCMHCADPGCLKACPAEGAIIQYANGIVDFQSEQCIGCGYCIAGCPFDVPRLNPEDNRVYKCTLCVDRVVVGQEPACVKTCPTGAIHFGSKEAMTTLAGERVSELKTRGYDNAGLYDPAGVGGTHVMYVLHHADKPNLYHGLPENPAISETVKFWKGVWKPLAAIGFAATFAASIFHYVGVGPNRAEEEDDNLHEEKDEVRK
- the fdoI gene encoding formate dehydrogenase cytochrome b556 subunit; translation: MKRRDTIVRYTAPERINHWVTAFCFVLAAVSGLGFFFPSFNWLMHILGTPQLARILHPFVGVVMFASFIIMFFRYWHHNLINRDDIFWAKNIRKIVVNDEVGDTGRYNFGQKCVFWAAIILLVLLLVSGVIIWRPYFAPAFSIPVIRFGLMLHSFAAVALIVVIMVHIYAALWVKGTITAMVEGWVTNAWARKHHPRWFREVREKQDKTIP